One segment of Castanea sativa cultivar Marrone di Chiusa Pesio chromosome 3, ASM4071231v1 DNA contains the following:
- the LOC142626689 gene encoding thioredoxin reductase NTRB-like isoform X1 — MSYCPKNKLLNLLRRGSKFFRKASNSAAPTVAPTSTPGQASSSAAAISLTSAMDDLHTLKTRLCIIGSGPAAHTAAIYASRAELKPILFEGWMANGIAAGGQLTTTTEVENFPGFPDGINGIELMDCCRKQSLRFGTQILTETVNKVDFSTTPFKVFTDSKTVIANSIIVATGAVAKRLDFPGSGEGPGGFWNRGISACAVCDGAAPIFRNRPLGVIGGGDSAMEEATFLTKYGSIVYIIHRRDTFRASKIMQQRVLTNPKIQVLWNSVVVGAYGDENTNNRVLGGLKVKNVLSGEVSDLKVSGLFFAIGHEPATKFLDGQIELDSGGYVVTKPGTTQTSVPGVFAAGDVQDKKYRQAVTAASTGCMAALEAEHYLQEIGSQEGKID, encoded by the exons CTCCCACCGTAGCTCCCACTTCCACACCTGGACAAGCATCCTCCTCTGCCGCCGCCATTTCTTTGACTTCGGCCATGGATGATCTCCATACCCTCAAAACAAGGTTGTGCATCATTGGAAGTGGCCCAGCTGCCCACACTGCTGCCATATATGCATCCCGTGCAGAGTTGAAGCCCATCCTCTTTGAGGGGTGGATGGCCAATGGCATTGCCGCTGGCGGCCAGCTCACCACAACCACTGAGGTGGAGAACTTCCCAGGATTTCCAGATGGAATTAATGGCATTGAGCTCATGGACTGCTGCCGCAAGCAGTCACTCCGCTTTGGCACTCAGATTCTAACCGAGACCGTCAACAAGGTGGATTTCTCCACCACCCCTTTCAAGGTCTTCACTGATTCTAAGACTGTCATTGCCAATTCCATCATTGTGGCGACTGGTGCTGTCGCCAAGCGGTTAGACTTCCCTGGCTCTGGTGAGGGCCCAGGTGGGTTTTGGAACCGAGGGATATCAGCTTGTGCTGTATGTGATGGTGCTGCACCCATTTTCAGGAACAGGCCCCTGGGAGTAATTGGAGGTGGGGATTCAGCCATGGAGGAGGCCACATTCCTCACCAAGTATGGTTCCATTGTGTATATCATCCATAGGAGAGATACATTTAGGGCTTCAAAAATTATGCAGCAGAGGGTCTTGACTAACCCTAAGATTCAAGTTCTATGGAACTCGGTGGTCGTTGGAGCCTATGGGGACGAAAACACTAATAATAGGGTCTTGGGAGGGTTGAAGGTGAAGAATGTACTGAGTGGGGAGGTTTCGGATCTCAAGGTTTCGGGATTGTTCTTTGCGATAGGGCACGAGCCAGCCACCAAGTTCTTGGATGGTCAGATTGAACTTGATTCTGGTGGCTATGTTGTCACAAAGCCAGGGACCACCCAGACAAGTGTGCCTGGAGTTTTTGCTGCTGGAGATGTCCAGGATAAAAAGTATAGGCAGGCTGTTACTGCTGCCAGCACTG GTTGCATGGCAGCTTTGGAAGCCGAACATTACTTGCAAGAGATTGGATCTCAGGAGGGTAAAATTGATTGA
- the LOC142626689 gene encoding thioredoxin reductase 2-like isoform X2, whose protein sequence is MDDLHTLKTRLCIIGSGPAAHTAAIYASRAELKPILFEGWMANGIAAGGQLTTTTEVENFPGFPDGINGIELMDCCRKQSLRFGTQILTETVNKVDFSTTPFKVFTDSKTVIANSIIVATGAVAKRLDFPGSGEGPGGFWNRGISACAVCDGAAPIFRNRPLGVIGGGDSAMEEATFLTKYGSIVYIIHRRDTFRASKIMQQRVLTNPKIQVLWNSVVVGAYGDENTNNRVLGGLKVKNVLSGEVSDLKVSGLFFAIGHEPATKFLDGQIELDSGGYVVTKPGTTQTSVPGVFAAGDVQDKKYRQAVTAASTGCMAALEAEHYLQEIGSQEGKID, encoded by the exons ATGGATGATCTCCATACCCTCAAAACAAGGTTGTGCATCATTGGAAGTGGCCCAGCTGCCCACACTGCTGCCATATATGCATCCCGTGCAGAGTTGAAGCCCATCCTCTTTGAGGGGTGGATGGCCAATGGCATTGCCGCTGGCGGCCAGCTCACCACAACCACTGAGGTGGAGAACTTCCCAGGATTTCCAGATGGAATTAATGGCATTGAGCTCATGGACTGCTGCCGCAAGCAGTCACTCCGCTTTGGCACTCAGATTCTAACCGAGACCGTCAACAAGGTGGATTTCTCCACCACCCCTTTCAAGGTCTTCACTGATTCTAAGACTGTCATTGCCAATTCCATCATTGTGGCGACTGGTGCTGTCGCCAAGCGGTTAGACTTCCCTGGCTCTGGTGAGGGCCCAGGTGGGTTTTGGAACCGAGGGATATCAGCTTGTGCTGTATGTGATGGTGCTGCACCCATTTTCAGGAACAGGCCCCTGGGAGTAATTGGAGGTGGGGATTCAGCCATGGAGGAGGCCACATTCCTCACCAAGTATGGTTCCATTGTGTATATCATCCATAGGAGAGATACATTTAGGGCTTCAAAAATTATGCAGCAGAGGGTCTTGACTAACCCTAAGATTCAAGTTCTATGGAACTCGGTGGTCGTTGGAGCCTATGGGGACGAAAACACTAATAATAGGGTCTTGGGAGGGTTGAAGGTGAAGAATGTACTGAGTGGGGAGGTTTCGGATCTCAAGGTTTCGGGATTGTTCTTTGCGATAGGGCACGAGCCAGCCACCAAGTTCTTGGATGGTCAGATTGAACTTGATTCTGGTGGCTATGTTGTCACAAAGCCAGGGACCACCCAGACAAGTGTGCCTGGAGTTTTTGCTGCTGGAGATGTCCAGGATAAAAAGTATAGGCAGGCTGTTACTGCTGCCAGCACTG GTTGCATGGCAGCTTTGGAAGCCGAACATTACTTGCAAGAGATTGGATCTCAGGAGGGTAAAATTGATTGA